The DNA window CGGTGGCCCCTCGGCGTTCAGATCGGCTTGAACTCCTCGAACGGCTGCCGGCACGCGTTGCAGAAGTGCAGCGCCTTGCACGCCGTCGAGCCGAATGCGCTGCGCAGCGCGGTGTCGTGCGAGCCGCAGAAGGGGCATGGCACCCTCTCGGGCGCGGTGCCACGCCGTCGCAGCGTGACGAGCGTCTCGCCCGCGGCCGCGCGCCCCGCGCCCGGCGGGGCGATGCCGTAGGCGCGCAGCTTCTCGCGCGTCGCGTCGCTCATCCAGTCGGTGGTCCACGCGGGCGAGTACGTCGTGACGACGCGCGCGCTCGCCCAGCCGCACGCGCGCAGCGCGGCCAGCACGTCGCGCTCGATCTCGCGCATCGCCGGGCAGCCCGAGTAGGTGGGCGTGATGACGACGGTGAGCGCGTCGCCGTCGATGCGCACGTCGCGCACGATGCCCAGCTCCACCACGCTGACGACCGGCACCTCGGGATCGGGCACCTCGTGCAGCGCGGCCCACACGGCATCGGCCGTGAGCGGCTGCGGCGGGATCTCGGGCGAGTCGGACGGAACGTCGAGCGACTCGGGCTCCCAGCCGTCGCCGAGCGCGCGCGCCAGGGCGGCCGGGTCCAGCGCCGCGCCCGGCCGACGGCGGTCTACCACGTCGCGCCCGGGTGCGACCGGGCCACGATCTGCATCTCGGCCAGCATGTGCCCGAGGTGCTCGGTATGCCGCCCGGTGCGTCCGCCGCGCGCCACGAAGGCGCCGCCCGGGATCTGCAGCCCGGCTTCCGTCATCACCTCGCGCACGCTCGCCTCCCAGCGCGGCCGCAGCGCGTCGAGGTCCGCGCCGATGCCGGCGGCGAGCATCGCGCGATCCACGTCGTCCATCAGGAACGGCTCGGACGTGAAGCGCCACAGGTCGTCGAGCGCGCGCTGCGCGCGGCGGTGGCTCTCGTCGGTGCCGTCGCCCAGGCGCACGACCCACTCGCCGCTGTGCCGCACGTGGTAGCGCGCCTCCTTGTGCGCCTTCGCCATCACGCCCGCGAGCGGCGCGTGCGCGCTGCGCGACAGCGCCTCGGTCACCAGCACGTCGTAGGCGTCGAACAGGAACTGGCGCACGAGCGTCACCGCGAAGTCGCCGCGCGGCAGCTCGACCAGCTGCACGTTGCGGAACTCGACGGCCTCGCGGAAGAACGCCAGCGCGTCCGCGTCGCGCCCCTTCCCTTCCTGCTCCGCCGCGAGGCCGAGCAGCGACGTCGCCTGCCCCAGCAGGTCGAGCGCGATGTTGCCGAGCGCGATGTCCTCCTCGAGGATCGGCGCGTGGCCGCACCACTCGGAGAGCCGGTGGCCGAGGACGAGTCGGTCGTCGCCGTGGCGGATCAGGTACTCGACCAGCGGATCGCTGACGATGCCGGCGGTGGCCTGCGCGGGCGCGGCGGCGACGGGCGCCGTGCCGACGCCGTTCGTGCCGACCGGCGTGGTGGGCTCGGTCTCGCTCACGCGCTCGCTCACACGCCCCGGACGCCGCGCGGCGCCTTGTAGAAGTGCGGATGCACGTAGGGCCGCTCGTTCATCGGGTCGAAGAAGGGGCCCGCGTCGCTCGGCGAGCTGGCGGCGATCGCGCCCGTGGGCACGACCCACATGCTGATCACCTTCCCGCGACGCCCATACACGTCGCGCGCGTTCTGCAGCGCGTGCCCCGCGTCCGTGGCGCGCACCGAGCCCGCGTGCTCGTGCGGCGCGCCCTGCGTCTCCTGCGTGAAGACCTCCCACAGCTGCCACTGGCCGTCGGCGATGGCGCCGTCGGTGGGCGCGCCGGCCGCCGGGGCCTTGGCGGTGGGGTCCTGCTCCTGGCCGGCGCCCTCGCCGACCGGCAACACGGTTCCGTACACGCTCGCTCCCGTTCGCGATGGATGCGTCAGTGCCGTCAGTGCCCGTTGGTGCCTCAGGCCGCGCGCGTCGCGCCGCGGGCCGCCTTCTTCTCGGCGTGCGCGGTCGCGGCCGCGCGCACCCACTCGCCGTCCTCGTGCGCCGCGCGGCGGGCCGCCACGCGCTCGCGGTTGCACGGGCCGTCGCCCTTCACCACCTGCCAGAACTCGTTCCAGTCGATCTCGCCGAACACCCAGTTGCCCGTCGCCTCGTCGAAGCGCAGCGACGGATCGGGGAGCGTCAGGCCCACGGCCTGCGCCTGCGGGATCGTGAGGTTCACGAAGCGCTGCCGCAGCTCGTCGTTCGTGTACTTCTTCACGCCCCAGCGCAGCAGCTCCGCGCTGTTCGGCGAGTCGCTGTCCGGCGGCCCGAACATCATCAGCGTCGGCCACCACCAGCGGTCCACCGCGTCCTGCACCATCGCGTGCTGCGCGGGCGTGCCCTGCGCGAGCGCGGCGACGCTCTCGAAGCCCTGCTTCTTGTGGAAGTTCTCTTCCTTGCAGACGCGGACCATCGCGCGCTTGTACGGCCCGTACGAGCAGTGCTTGGCGAGCGCGGTCTGGTTGACGATCGCGGCGCCGTCCACGAACCAGCCGATGACGCCCATGTCGGCCCACGTCAGCGTCGGGTAGTTGAAGATGCTCGAGTACTTCGCCTTGCCGGTGATCAGCTCCTCGAGCAGCTGCTGCCGGTCGACGCCGAGCGTCTCGGTGCCGCAGTAGATGTAGAGCCCGTGGCCGGCCTCGTCCTGCACCTTGGCGAGCAGCGAGAGCTTGCGGCGCAGGCTGGGCGCGCGCGTGATCCAGTTGCCCTCGGGCAGCATGCCGACGACCTCGGAGTGCGCGTGCTGCGACATCATGCGCACGAGCTGCCGGCGGTAGCGCTCGGGCATCCAGTCCTTCGGCTCGATCGACTCGCCGCGCGCGATGCGCGCCTCGAACTCGGCGAGGAGGGCGGGATCCTCGGTCGGGGTGGCCTGCTGGGTCACGGCGGTGCTCCTCGGGTGGCTCGGGCGGCGGCCGGGCATGATCGCCCCGGACGGCCGCGCTGGTCTGGGTGGTAATATACCCCGCGTCGTACGGCCAACGCAGACGTCCCGCCCGCGGGTTCAGCCCCGCGCCGGCCGCGTGGCCAGCCCCTCTCCGAGACCCATGTCGCCCGACAACCGCACGCCCGCCGCACCCGCCAGCTCCGAGCCGCCGCTGCCGCCCGAGGGCGCGGTCGATGTCCAGATCGCCGACGGCATCGCGACCGTCCGCTTCGGCCACCCCAAGAGCAACTCGCTCCCCGGCTCCCTGCTCCGCGCGCTGGCCGCCCGCATCCGCGAGGTCGGGCAGGATCCGGCGACGCGCGTCATCGTCCTGCGCAGCGCGGGACAGGGCCCGTTCTGCGCGGGCGCGTCGTTCGACGAGCTGGTGGCGATCGACGGGCCGGAGCGCGGCCGCGAGTTCTTCAGCGGCTTCGCGGGCGTCATCCTGGCGATGATCCGCGCGCCGCAGTTCGTGGTCACCCGCGTGCACGGCAAGACGACGGGCGGCGGCGTGGGCCTGGTCGCGGCGTCGGACTACGCGCTCGCCACCGCGGGCGCCGCCTGCAAGCTGAGCGAGCTCGCCGTCGGGATCGGCCCGTTCGTCGTCGGCCCTGTGATCGAGAAGCGCATCGGCAACGCGGCGTTCGGCGCGATGTCGGTGGACGCCGACTGGCGCGACGCCGCGTGGGCCGAGCGTCACGGGCTCTATGCGCGCGTCGTCGAGGACGTGCCCGCGCTCGACGCCGCGGTGGACGCCGCCGCGCGCCGCCTCGCGTCGTTCAATCCCGAGGCGATGGCCGAGATCAAGCGCGTCGTCTGGGCCGGCACGGAGCACTGGGACGAGCTGCTCGCGGAGCGCGCGCAGATCAGCGGCCGCCTCGTGCTGTCGGACTTCACGCGGGCGGCGATCGCGAAGTTCAAGGCCTGAGCCGGCGCGCCGGACCCGAACGGCAACGGCAGCAAGGATGAAGATCTGAACAGATCGGATAACGACGGATGGCTCCGCGTGGGCACGATGTGGGTCGCGCCGCACGGAGCCATCCGTCGTTATCAGATCCTGTCCGATCTTATCCTTGCAAATGCAGCTCGCCGTTCAGGCGTTCCTGGCCGCCGCCTGGAACGACTCCCGGTACCCGCCCGCGATCACGCGCGCCGTCGCCGCGCGCCCGATCTCGCGCAGACGCTCCGCCGCCGCGAACAGCGTCCCGACGTCGAACGGCACGCCCGCGCGGCGCGCCAGGTACTCCTCGGCCGCCGTCAGGTAGCCCATCATCCCGCCGAGCTCCGTGTGCGCGTACACCTTGCCGGCGGCCAGCAGCGCCAGCTCGCCCGCGGGATCGGGCATCGCGAGGTTCTCCGAGCCGCACACCACGCGCACCGACGCGTTGCGCGCGATCGTCTCGATCGCCGGCGCGTCGAGCGAGCCACCCGACGCGTTGACCACCAGCGCGTCGAAGGGCTGCGCCAGGAACTCCGCCTTCGTCTCGAGCGGCCACGCCGGCACGCCCTCCCCCTCCAGCGCGGCGCGCGTGTCGGCGCTCAGCTCCAGCACCTGCACGCGCGTGCCATGCTCGCGCAGACGGCCGAGCATGTGCTTCCCGATGTTCCCCGCGCCGACCAGCCCCACGCGCGCGTCGGCGAGCGCGATCCCGCACGCGTCGAGCATCCCGTGCAGCAGGTGCAGGTTGCCCTCGCCCGTCGGCTTGGACGTGTCGGCGAGCATGCTTCCCTCGAAGCGCGCGTGCATGTACGCCAGCGACGGCGTCGCGCCGTCCGACATGATGCCGTGGCCCAGGTCCTGGCCCGTCGTCACGTGGATGCCGCCGGTCGCGTCGCAGTCGCGCAGGCACGCGACCGCGAAGTCGAGCAGCGCACGGTCGTTCGGCTGCCCCACGCGCGCGTCCGGCGTCGGCCGCAGCACGCACTTCCCGCCCACGATGCGGTCGAGGTGCTCGCGCACCAGCGGTCCGCCCACCCGCAGCACGCGCGACCAGTACACCTTCTCCTCCATCCCCATCGCCAGCCCGACCGCCTCGCGATCCGTGTCGAAGTCCGGCCGCGCCGTGCGGCTCTCGGGCGCGATGCGGAAGCCGCCGAGCGACAGCTTGCCGGAGCCCGGCGCGGCGTGGGTGGCGATGCTCAGCCGCCAGCCGGTCGGCGCGTGCTCGTAGCGGTAGACCCAGAGGTCGGGCGACAGCGAGTCGGCGACCGCCGGCTCCAGCGCGCGCACCTGCGCGGGATCGAGGACGACGCGCGTGGTGGACGCGGGAAGGGTCGTGGACGAGAGATCCAGCACGAAGCGTTGGATGATGCGTGAGACGGGACGACGCACGCGCGCTCGATCGTCGCGCGCCCGTACAATCTAGCCGGTCGGCCGCCGGCCCCCTGGGAGTCTCGGCGCCGGCGCCTCAGCCCTGGAGCGCCGGGTGCGCGCGGAAGTGCGCGAGCGCCTCGGGATTGGCCAGCGCGTCCACGTTGTTCACGGGGCGGCCGTGAACCACCTCGCGCACGGCGAGCTCCGTGATCTTGCCGCTGATCGTTCGCGGGATGTCGGGCACCGCGGCGATCACGCGCGGCACGTGGTGCGGGCTGCAGTGCTCGCGGATGCGGCGGCGCAGCCGCTCGGCCAGCGCGTCGTCCAGCGTCGCGCCCTCGCGCAGCCGCACGAACAGCACGATGCGCGACGTCGCGTCGACGCCGCTGCCGGTCGTCTGCTCGATCGCCACGCTCTCCACGATCTCCGGGAGCTGCTCCACCTGGCGATACAGCTCCGCGGTCCCGATGCGCACCCCGCCCGGGTTCAGCGTCGCGTCGCTGCGCCCGTGGATCACGAGCCCGTCGTGCGCCGTCAGCTCCGCCCAGTCGCCGTGGCGCCAGACGTTCGGGAAGACGTCGAAGTACGCCGCGCGGTACTTCGCGCCGTCCGGATCGTTCCAGAACCCGACCGGCATGCTGGGAAACGGCCGCGTGCACACCAGCTCACCCGCCGCGCCGCGCAGCGGATGGCCGTCCGCGTCGAACACGTCCACCGCCATCCCCAGCCCGCGCGCCTGCAGCTCGCCGCGCCACACGGGCGCCGTCGGGTTGCCGAGCGCGAAGCACGAGATGATGTCGGTGCCGCCGCTGATGCTGCTCAGGCGCACGCCCGGCTTCACGTCGCGCGCGACGAAGTCGTACGAGTGCGCCGCGAGCGGGCTGCCCGTCGAGAGCACCGCGCGCAGCGCCGACAGGTCGTGCGTCGCGGCCGGTCGCACGCCGGCCTTCTCCACCAGCGCGAGGTACTTCGCGCTCGTCCCGAACACGGTCACGCGTTCGGCCGCCGCCATGTCCCAGAGGATCTCGGCGCGCGGCGCGAGCGCCGCGCCGTCGTAGAGCACGATCGTCGCGCCCACCGCGAGTGACGACACCAGCCAGTTCCACATCATCCACCCGCAGGTGGTGAAGTAGAAGATGCGGTCGTCCGGCCCGAGGTCGGTGTGGAGCGCCAGCTCCTTCAGGTGCTGCAGCAGCGTCCCGCCCGCGCCGTGCACCATGCACTTCGGCAGCCCCGTCGTCCCCGACGAGTACATCACGTACAGCGGATGGTCGAACGGCAGCCGCGTGAAGGCGAGCGGCGCGGCCGCGTTCCCGAACGCCTCCCACGCGACCGCACCGCGCATCGTGTCCAGCTCGGGCGCGAGCGCATGCGCGTCGCGCAGCTGCGCGACGACCACCGTGCGGCGGATCGACGGGATGGCCGCCACGATCTCGCGCACCCGCGGGAGCGTGTCGATCGGCTTGCCCGCGTACTCGTAGCCGTCCGCGCACACGAGCACCACGGGCTCGATCTGCCCGAAGCGATCGAGCACGCCCTGCACGCCGAAGTCCGGCGAGCACGACGACCACACCGCGCCGAGGCTCGCCGTGGCGAGCATCGCGATCACCGCCTCGGGCCCGTTCGGGAGGAAGCCGCCGACGCGGTCGCCGACGCCGACGCCCGCGCCGCGCAGCCCGTCGGCCACGCGCGCCACCTCGGCGCGCAGCGCGTCGAACGAGAGCCGGCGCGAGGGACCGCGCTCGGTCCACGCGACGATCGCGTCGCGCGCGCCCGCGTGCCGCAGCAGATGCTCGGCGAAGTTCAGCCGCGCCCCGGTGAACCAGCGCGGCCCGCGCTGCGGATCCGGCGGCGCCATGCGGTCGCCGCCGATCAGCACCGCGTCCCACGGCTCGCCGTCGCCACCGTCCGCGCGCTCGGCGCGCACGTCGCAGAACCGCCACACCAGCGGCCAGAACTCCGTCGGCCGGTCCACGCTCCAGCGCCAGAGCGCCGCGTAGTCGGGCAGCGGCGCGCCGGTGGCCCGACGCGCCGCCGCCGCGAACGCGGTCAGGTTCGCGCGCGCGACGTCCTCCGCGGACGGCGTCCAGATCGGGCGCGCGTCGTCCAGCTCCACGGCGGCGTGCGGCGAGTGCGGCTCCATCGGTGGCGCGGCGGGTGGCGGTGCACGCCGGCCCGATGCCGGCGCGCGCCACAAGATGTCACCCGTCGTCGCGCGCCGGCAGTCGAGCGCGCGCGGAGCGGCTCAGCGCCCGGCCGCGATCGCACCCGCGCGGTCGCGCGCCGTACGCTCCGCGGCCGGGATGCGCCACTCGGCCAGATTCGACCACCAGGCGTCCGCGCGCAGCGGGAACGGCCGCACGCGCCGGTGCACGCCGGCGACGTTGCGCATCTCGAACAGCCACACCGCGGGCGCGTCGTCGGCCAGCGCCGCGTAGGCGCGCGCGTAGAGCCCCGCGCTCCGCGCGGCGTCGAACGTCCCCGATGCGCTGTCCACCAGCGCCTCGAACGCCGCACCGCGATAGCCGCTCGTGTTCGCGCCGCCGCGGCCGTCCTTCCCCGGCGCCCCCCAGCGCTGCAGGATGCCGCGCGGATCGGGGTCCGCGTGCCACGCCTCCAGGGTCGCGTCCCAGCGCCCCTGCTGCGCCGACTGCGCGAACGCCGCCGGGTCCTGCGCGTCGACCACGATCTCCGCGCCCACCCGGCGCAGCTGCTCCTGGATCAGCACCGCGAGCTGCCGGCGCGCGGCGCTCGTGGTGTGCACCAGCAGTCGCAGCGACAGCTTGCGTCCGCCGCGCTCGCGGATGCCGTCGCCGTCCGCGTCGCGCCAGCCGGCGGCCTCCAGCTCGCGTGCGGCGCGCGCGGTGTCGTACGCGGGCCCCATCGGCTCCGGCAGCCCGCCCGCGAGCGCCTGCGGCGCGGGCACGCTCCGCGCGACGGCGGCCGAGTCGAAGACGTTGCGCACGACGCGCTCGCGGTCGATGGCCGCGGCGAGCGCGCGGCGCACCGCACGGTCGGCGAGGATCGGATGCGCGCCGCGCCCACCCTCGCCGCGCAGGTTGAACGCGAGGTAGCCCTGGTCGAGCGACGGATACGCGAACGCCCGCAGCGACTGATTGCCGCGCACCATCGCGAGGCCGTCGCCGCGCACCGCCTCCCACCAGTCGCTGGCGCCGCTCACGAGCGAGCGCGTCGCCGCACCCGGATCGGGATTCACGGCCCAGATCACGCGGTCGAGCTGTGGACGACCGCGCCAGTTGGTCGTGTCGGCCACCAGCTCCACGCGCGCGCCGTGCTCCCAGCGCACGAACCGGAAGCGGCCGCTCCCCACGGGCTGCTTCGCGAAATCGCTCGCGGCCAGCTGCGCCGGATCGACGTCGCGCAGCAGGTGCTCGGGCAGGACGTGCACCTGGTGCACCGCGTCGAAGAACTGCTGCGGGCTGCGCCGCTTGAACCAGACGACCGCGGTCGCGCTGTCGGGCGCCGACACCGAGTCGACGTTCGCCAGCAACGGCGCGACGACGCTCGCGGTGCGCGCATCGGCGTTGAGGCGGAAGCTGAACGCGACGTCGCGCGCCGTGACGGGCTTCCCGTCGTGCCACCGGGCGCGCGGGTCCATCGCGAAGCGCACCGACAGCGAGTCGGGCGCCCACGTCCACGACCGCGCGAGGCGCGGCGCGA is part of the Roseisolibacter agri genome and encodes:
- the paaD gene encoding 1,2-phenylacetyl-CoA epoxidase subunit PaaD, producing the protein MPPQPLTADAVWAALHEVPDPEVPVVSVVELGIVRDVRIDGDALTVVITPTYSGCPAMREIERDVLAALRACGWASARVVTTYSPAWTTDWMSDATREKLRAYGIAPPGAGRAAAGETLVTLRRRGTAPERVPCPFCGSHDTALRSAFGSTACKALHFCNACRQPFEEFKPI
- the paaC gene encoding 1,2-phenylacetyl-CoA epoxidase subunit PaaC, with protein sequence MSETEPTTPVGTNGVGTAPVAAAPAQATAGIVSDPLVEYLIRHGDDRLVLGHRLSEWCGHAPILEEDIALGNIALDLLGQATSLLGLAAEQEGKGRDADALAFFREAVEFRNVQLVELPRGDFAVTLVRQFLFDAYDVLVTEALSRSAHAPLAGVMAKAHKEARYHVRHSGEWVVRLGDGTDESHRRAQRALDDLWRFTSEPFLMDDVDRAMLAAGIGADLDALRPRWEASVREVMTEAGLQIPGGAFVARGGRTGRHTEHLGHMLAEMQIVARSHPGATW
- the paaB gene encoding 1,2-phenylacetyl-CoA epoxidase subunit PaaB, whose amino-acid sequence is MYGTVLPVGEGAGQEQDPTAKAPAAGAPTDGAIADGQWQLWEVFTQETQGAPHEHAGSVRATDAGHALQNARDVYGRRGKVISMWVVPTGAIAASSPSDAGPFFDPMNERPYVHPHFYKAPRGVRGV
- the paaA gene encoding 1,2-phenylacetyl-CoA epoxidase subunit PaaA, coding for MPGRRPSHPRSTAVTQQATPTEDPALLAEFEARIARGESIEPKDWMPERYRRQLVRMMSQHAHSEVVGMLPEGNWITRAPSLRRKLSLLAKVQDEAGHGLYIYCGTETLGVDRQQLLEELITGKAKYSSIFNYPTLTWADMGVIGWFVDGAAIVNQTALAKHCSYGPYKRAMVRVCKEENFHKKQGFESVAALAQGTPAQHAMVQDAVDRWWWPTLMMFGPPDSDSPNSAELLRWGVKKYTNDELRQRFVNLTIPQAQAVGLTLPDPSLRFDEATGNWVFGEIDWNEFWQVVKGDGPCNRERVAARRAAHEDGEWVRAAATAHAEKKAARGATRAA
- a CDS encoding enoyl-CoA hydratase/isomerase family protein; the encoded protein is MSPDNRTPAAPASSEPPLPPEGAVDVQIADGIATVRFGHPKSNSLPGSLLRALAARIREVGQDPATRVIVLRSAGQGPFCAGASFDELVAIDGPERGREFFSGFAGVILAMIRAPQFVVTRVHGKTTGGGVGLVAASDYALATAGAACKLSELAVGIGPFVVGPVIEKRIGNAAFGAMSVDADWRDAAWAERHGLYARVVEDVPALDAAVDAAARRLASFNPEAMAEIKRVVWAGTEHWDELLAERAQISGRLVLSDFTRAAIAKFKA
- a CDS encoding acetoacetate--CoA ligase yields the protein MEPHSPHAAVELDDARPIWTPSAEDVARANLTAFAAAARRATGAPLPDYAALWRWSVDRPTEFWPLVWRFCDVRAERADGGDGEPWDAVLIGGDRMAPPDPQRGPRWFTGARLNFAEHLLRHAGARDAIVAWTERGPSRRLSFDALRAEVARVADGLRGAGVGVGDRVGGFLPNGPEAVIAMLATASLGAVWSSCSPDFGVQGVLDRFGQIEPVVLVCADGYEYAGKPIDTLPRVREIVAAIPSIRRTVVVAQLRDAHALAPELDTMRGAVAWEAFGNAAAPLAFTRLPFDHPLYVMYSSGTTGLPKCMVHGAGGTLLQHLKELALHTDLGPDDRIFYFTTCGWMMWNWLVSSLAVGATIVLYDGAALAPRAEILWDMAAAERVTVFGTSAKYLALVEKAGVRPAATHDLSALRAVLSTGSPLAAHSYDFVARDVKPGVRLSSISGGTDIISCFALGNPTAPVWRGELQARGLGMAVDVFDADGHPLRGAAGELVCTRPFPSMPVGFWNDPDGAKYRAAYFDVFPNVWRHGDWAELTAHDGLVIHGRSDATLNPGGVRIGTAELYRQVEQLPEIVESVAIEQTTGSGVDATSRIVLFVRLREGATLDDALAERLRRRIREHCSPHHVPRVIAAVPDIPRTISGKITELAVREVVHGRPVNNVDALANPEALAHFRAHPALQG
- a CDS encoding peptide ABC transporter substrate-binding protein, yielding MPATSASPTPPTPSRAPGRWVALLALAAACTAERPAERTPPSDAPGGTLVIATVGDPDHLVPPLVSSLQGAQIVAQLFDRLAEIGGKLNTVGDAGFAPRLARSWTWAPDSLSVRFAMDPRARWHDGKPVTARDVAFSFRLNADARTASVVAPLLANVDSVSAPDSATAVVWFKRRSPQQFFDAVHQVHVLPEHLLRDVDPAQLAASDFAKQPVGSGRFRFVRWEHGARVELVADTTNWRGRPQLDRVIWAVNPDPGAATRSLVSGASDWWEAVRGDGLAMVRGNQSLRAFAYPSLDQGYLAFNLRGEGGRGAHPILADRAVRRALAAAIDRERVVRNVFDSAAVARSVPAPQALAGGLPEPMGPAYDTARAARELEAAGWRDADGDGIRERGGRKLSLRLLVHTTSAARRQLAVLIQEQLRRVGAEIVVDAQDPAAFAQSAQQGRWDATLEAWHADPDPRGILQRWGAPGKDGRGGANTSGYRGAAFEALVDSASGTFDAARSAGLYARAYAALADDAPAVWLFEMRNVAGVHRRVRPFPLRADAWWSNLAEWRIPAAERTARDRAGAIAAGR